The following are from one region of the Mangifera indica cultivar Alphonso chromosome 14, CATAS_Mindica_2.1, whole genome shotgun sequence genome:
- the LOC123195697 gene encoding polygalacturonase-like → MAASSSSSILFLTMIIFLFQLSNAAYSVDVMSYGAKPDGKTDSTQAFLEAWSWACKSANPAMIYIPEGTFFIGAAVFEGPCTSRIGFKIDGTIMAPSNYWKLGDSGHWILFSKVSGISIQGGIIDAKGSDFWECRRGGQNCPAGARSIAFSWSRNIVLNGLRSINSQIFHVALNHCNNVSIKNVQITAPEDSPNTDGIHMQASTGVTISSSNIETGDDCVSIGQGSKNVWIEQVSCGPGHGISIGSLGDDKNEDGVEDITVTNSVFTETQNGVRIKSFPRESNGYAKNIIFKNLTMNNVHNPIIIDQNYCPDHKGCQQQNSGVTISGVTYSNIKGTSATAVAMKFDCLSGSPCSGIKLEDINLSYKGKSSSSYCKNAHGGGSGTVIPRSCL, encoded by the exons ATGGCAGCTTCCTCTTCATCCTCCATACTCTTCCTCACAATGATCATCTTCctatttcaattatcaaatgCAGCATACAGCGTGGATGTAATGAGTTACGGTGCGAAACCGGACGGTAAGACTGACTCGACACAGGCATTTCTCGAGGCATGGTCATGGGCATGCAAGTCAGCAAATCCGGCGATGATCTACATCCCGGAAGGGACATTTTTTATAGGGGCAGCGGTGTTTGAGGGTCCATGCACAAGCAGAATAGGGTTCAAAATTGATGGAACCATAATGGCTCCATCAAACTATTGGAAACTTGGGGATTCAGGCCACTGGATTTTGTTCAGTAAAGTGTCTGGAATTTCAATCCAGGGTGGGATCATTGATGCAAAAGGGTCTGACTTTTGGGAATGCCGCAGAGGTGGACAAAATTGCCCTGCCGGTGCTAGG TCAATAGCATTTAGCTGGTCAAGAAACATTGTACTCAACGGCTTAAGATCGATCAACAGCCAGATATTTCATGTTGCGCTTAACCATTGCAACAATGTCAGCATTAAAAATGTGCAGATTACAGCCCCCGAAGACAGCCCAAACACGGATGGCATCCATATGCAAGCGTCGACCGGTGTTACGATCAGCAGTAGCAACATTGAGACTGGGGACGACTGTGTATCAATCGGTCAAGGGTCCAAGAATGTGTGGATTGAACAAGTTAGCTGTGGCCCTGGCCATGGAATTAG tATTGGGAGCCTTGGCGACGATAAGAATGAAGACGGTGTCGAGGATATTACAGTAACAAATTCAGTTTTTACCGAAACTCAAAATGGAGTGAGAATCAAGTCATTTCCTAGAGAAAGCAATGGATATGCAAAGAACATCATCTTCAAAAACCTCACCATGAATAACGTAcataatcctatcatcattgATCAGAATTATTGCCCTGATCACAAGGGATGCCAACAGCAG AATTCTGGAGTGACGATTAGTGGAGTGACATACAGTAACATAAAGGGAACTTCAGCAACAGCAGTGGCCATGAAATTCGATTGCTTATCGGGCAGTCCTTGCAGTGGAATCAAATTAGAAGACATAAACCTTAGTTATAAAGGCAAATCCTCCTCTTCGTATTGCAAAAATGCTCATGGGGGAGGCAGTGGAACGGTCATTCCAAGAAGTTGCCTATAg